From Spirosoma aerolatum, one genomic window encodes:
- a CDS encoding DUF4625 domain-containing protein, which yields MNRQVNQRFAHLSRTIFAFLLCAATFTACKKDEEPALPIPTVSNVEIGLGNNEIGVIGKDFHLNVEVLAGDKIENVQIKILPKAGETYAKAWQHEITWTDSYQGVKNATVHKHFDIPADAPEGKYDFLIIVKDQNGTKLEEKRNVALYLEKNLPVNPVLSIFLTYRNNARYYRNGAFITPGQALIKGDTIKTQATISGVKGDGKMYLLLINKKHNHRPESIDKIDFSKAIVYDVLEHKGMATVGDFSNATFDLVSFKPIRVFPAFAIGAANDNNTPSPSPVSGAKAWESGTYYYGVIYKNTTYNMSFFQYIEVPVEIK from the coding sequence ATGAATCGACAAGTCAACCAACGATTTGCCCACCTAAGCCGCACCATTTTTGCCTTTCTGCTTTGTGCCGCCACCTTTACCGCCTGTAAAAAAGACGAAGAACCCGCGCTGCCCATACCGACGGTTTCCAATGTGGAGATTGGTCTGGGCAACAACGAAATCGGGGTGATTGGCAAAGATTTTCATTTGAACGTCGAAGTATTGGCCGGCGACAAGATCGAAAACGTACAAATTAAAATTCTACCAAAGGCCGGAGAAACCTACGCCAAAGCCTGGCAACATGAGATCACCTGGACCGACAGCTATCAGGGTGTCAAAAATGCCACGGTGCATAAGCACTTTGATATTCCAGCCGACGCACCCGAAGGCAAGTATGACTTTCTGATTATTGTTAAGGATCAGAACGGTACTAAGCTGGAAGAGAAACGGAATGTTGCTCTCTACCTGGAGAAAAATCTGCCCGTTAACCCTGTTCTCTCGATTTTTCTTACCTACCGTAACAACGCACGGTATTACCGCAATGGAGCCTTCATCACGCCAGGTCAGGCATTAATAAAAGGGGACACGATCAAAACGCAGGCCACCATCTCCGGAGTGAAAGGTGATGGTAAGATGTACCTGCTGTTAATCAACAAGAAGCATAACCACCGCCCCGAGTCAATCGATAAAATTGACTTCAGCAAAGCCATTGTCTATGATGTCCTCGAGCACAAAGGCATGGCAACGGTAGGCGATTTTTCTAATGCTACGTTTGATCTGGTGTCGTTTAAACCGATCCGCGTCTTCCCGGCTTTTGCCATCGGAGCCGCCAATGACAACAATACGCCATCGCCCAGCCCGGTCAGCGGTGCTAAAGCCTGGGAATCAGGTACGTATTATTATGGGGTGATCTATAAAAACACGACCTACAACATGAGCTTCTTCCAGTACATCGAAGTTCCTGTTGAGATTAAGTAG
- a CDS encoding TonB-dependent receptor, which translates to MNRLLYIQLVFGWLILLINQAQAQTYRLSGQVLDTKQQPIVGVRLTLANRSLSTLTDSTGAFQFIDLSPGFYQLTTELSDYQTLSFSVTIRRSHVVIPLILRPAQTQLGEVVVKGDYTQARKRDESLNLEVVNPDFIQRYLGGSLMKSLERLPGVKTIGIGSGQSKPLIRGMGFNRIVVVDKGVKHEGQQWGADHGLELDQFAAGEVQLLKGAASFLYGSDAIGGAIDVKPVPSPAPHTLGGSVDLIGKTNNNLYGTSINLFGRTQRWFVDARFTGQRYGDYRVPTDRVYVYDYAVDLDKKRLRNTAGRETGMHLNMGYLNDHFSSIVYVSHTYSQSGFFANAHGLEPRRVDRELHDRSDRDILMPSQQVAHDKLINRSEYTKGNHRLSLELGYQHNFRQEFSQYVNHGYMPPVYPDTLAISPTLERQFDKHVYSINGRDELSLGRHTLTVGFTGERQQNRIGGWSFLVPAFTQTTSGVFGYDKVRLSDQLVLHGALRFDYGQIHLLPYTDWFPSTVTTGTTTVSQRLNRAEELTRTFRSMVWSVGVNYNRETFALKANLGKSFRMPIAKELSANGVNYHYFSYERGDPTLSPEQSYQADLSVSVTTSKVTVQLSPFYNYFPNYIYLNPTAQHDYFYGAGNQVFHYAQSRVMRYGGEIQLKYRLLSTLSTELLGEYVYARQLSGEKQGYTLPFSPPASVLFNLTWSPTLSGKVHNTYFSVDYRLSAAQNRIVPPEKKTPGYGVINLQAGTHLHLYSQPVRISLQAQNLLNTRYFNHTSFYRLIELPEAGRNIILSLTIPFSLLTTKLK; encoded by the coding sequence ATGAACCGGTTGCTTTACATACAACTGGTTTTTGGCTGGCTTATACTCCTTATAAATCAGGCGCAGGCGCAAACGTACCGCTTGTCGGGGCAGGTGCTGGATACCAAGCAGCAGCCAATAGTCGGCGTCAGGCTGACTCTCGCCAACCGGTCATTATCGACGCTGACGGATTCAACGGGCGCGTTTCAGTTTATAGACTTGTCTCCGGGGTTTTACCAGTTAACTACGGAGCTATCTGACTATCAAACGCTTAGCTTTTCCGTTACCATTCGGCGAAGTCATGTCGTTATTCCACTGATTCTTCGACCTGCCCAAACGCAACTTGGGGAAGTAGTTGTGAAAGGCGATTACACCCAGGCCCGAAAACGGGATGAGTCGCTTAATCTGGAAGTGGTCAACCCAGACTTTATTCAGCGCTACTTGGGCGGAAGCCTGATGAAATCGCTGGAACGCTTACCAGGGGTCAAAACGATCGGCATCGGGTCGGGGCAGTCGAAGCCTCTGATTCGGGGGATGGGGTTTAACCGGATAGTCGTTGTGGATAAAGGTGTAAAACACGAAGGGCAGCAGTGGGGGGCTGACCACGGACTGGAACTCGATCAGTTTGCCGCCGGCGAGGTGCAGTTGCTAAAAGGAGCAGCCTCGTTTCTGTACGGTTCGGACGCAATCGGTGGGGCCATCGACGTAAAACCCGTTCCGTCACCGGCCCCGCACACGCTAGGCGGCTCGGTCGATCTAATCGGAAAAACCAACAATAATCTCTACGGTACATCGATCAATCTGTTTGGCCGCACACAGCGCTGGTTCGTTGATGCGCGGTTCACCGGACAGCGCTACGGCGACTACCGCGTGCCGACCGACCGGGTATACGTGTATGACTATGCCGTTGACCTGGACAAAAAACGCCTGCGCAACACGGCCGGACGTGAAACCGGGATGCACCTGAACATGGGTTACCTCAACGATCATTTCAGCTCCATCGTTTACGTCAGCCATACCTATAGCCAAAGCGGTTTTTTTGCCAATGCGCACGGGCTGGAACCCCGTCGGGTAGATCGCGAATTACACGACCGCTCGGATCGGGATATACTGATGCCCAGCCAGCAGGTAGCCCATGACAAGCTCATCAACCGAAGCGAGTATACTAAGGGAAACCACCGACTGTCGCTGGAACTGGGCTACCAGCATAATTTTCGGCAGGAATTCAGTCAGTATGTCAACCACGGCTATATGCCGCCAGTCTACCCCGACACGCTGGCAATTTCCCCTACCCTGGAGCGTCAGTTCGACAAACACGTGTATTCCATCAACGGACGCGACGAGCTGAGTCTGGGCCGGCACACGCTGACCGTGGGGTTTACGGGCGAGCGGCAGCAGAACCGGATCGGGGGCTGGAGTTTTCTGGTACCCGCCTTTACGCAAACGACATCGGGCGTGTTTGGGTACGATAAAGTACGGCTCAGCGACCAACTGGTGCTGCACGGGGCGCTCCGGTTCGACTACGGTCAGATTCACCTGTTGCCCTATACCGACTGGTTCCCCTCAACGGTGACGACCGGTACCACGACCGTTTCACAGCGATTGAACCGCGCCGAAGAACTTACCCGCACGTTTCGGAGTATGGTCTGGTCGGTAGGGGTAAACTACAACCGGGAAACGTTTGCCCTCAAAGCGAACCTGGGTAAGAGCTTTCGAATGCCCATTGCCAAAGAGCTATCAGCCAACGGGGTCAACTACCATTATTTCAGCTACGAGCGGGGTGATCCAACGCTTTCCCCGGAGCAGTCTTACCAGGCTGACCTGAGCGTAAGTGTGACTACCAGTAAGGTAACGGTGCAGCTCAGTCCATTTTACAACTACTTCCCTAATTACATCTACCTGAATCCCACGGCCCAGCACGACTACTTTTACGGAGCGGGAAACCAGGTGTTTCATTATGCACAAAGCCGGGTTATGCGCTATGGCGGGGAAATCCAGCTGAAATACAGGTTACTCAGTACCCTTAGCACGGAGTTACTGGGCGAATACGTGTATGCCCGGCAGCTATCGGGCGAGAAGCAGGGCTATACACTTCCGTTTTCGCCCCCGGCCTCAGTATTGTTCAACCTGACCTGGTCGCCTACCCTTAGCGGTAAGGTACACAACACGTATTTCTCAGTAGACTACCGGTTGTCGGCTGCCCAGAACCGGATTGTGCCACCTGAGAAGAAAACGCCGGGATATGGCGTGATCAATCTACAGGCTGGTACGCACCTGCATTTGTATAGCCAGCCGGTCAGGATCAGCCTCCAGGCGCAAAACCTGCTCAACACCAGGTATTTTAACCACACCAGCTTCTACCGGTTGATTGAACTACCCGAAGCCGGGCGGAACATCATTCTGTCGCTTACCATCCCCTTCTCATTGCTTACAACCAAATTAAAATAA
- a CDS encoding CobW family GTP-binding protein, with translation MPIDVTLLTGFLGAGKTTLLNALMADRPQTRFALIENEYGEEGIDGQLVLRPDAEIIELSDGCICCSLNDSLLDVLEDLYDRRDSFDELLIETTGIGDPAGVAVPFLMLPMVQRVFTLKRVICLVDAELIEDQLRDTEEAIQQISFSDVLLINKTDRVSAVYLASLVETLRGLNPFAQVLTGQKENYPIRELMAIERETAIALQPARFVPAKATPRLTFPGSPPTPANRPRPLGTLPHRHHHHRHSDIVSLSFRFGESFDLIQLHHRLTMLLLFQGKGIYRVKGIIYDASRPQRWIIQSVGKNLTMIDGATWENDEPRLSRLVFIGKLLKPAGFEKMLRQCFTKEPVWQITNPADSGFSE, from the coding sequence ATGCCAATAGACGTAACCTTACTAACGGGTTTTCTGGGGGCGGGCAAAACCACCCTACTCAACGCATTGATGGCCGACCGGCCCCAAACCCGTTTTGCCCTGATCGAAAACGAATACGGCGAAGAAGGTATTGACGGACAGCTTGTGCTTCGGCCCGATGCAGAAATTATTGAGTTGAGCGACGGCTGCATCTGCTGCTCCCTGAACGATAGTTTGCTCGATGTGCTGGAAGATCTCTACGACCGGCGCGACAGTTTCGACGAGCTGCTTATCGAAACCACCGGTATTGGCGATCCGGCGGGCGTAGCGGTTCCGTTTCTGATGCTACCGATGGTGCAGCGTGTGTTTACGCTCAAACGGGTGATTTGCCTGGTCGATGCCGAACTCATTGAGGATCAGCTACGCGATACGGAAGAAGCCATCCAGCAGATTTCCTTCAGCGACGTGTTGCTTATTAACAAAACGGACCGGGTTTCGGCCGTGTACCTTGCCAGCCTGGTCGAAACGCTGCGGGGCCTTAACCCATTCGCGCAGGTACTAACCGGCCAGAAAGAAAACTACCCGATTCGTGAACTAATGGCCATCGAACGGGAAACGGCCATCGCTCTGCAACCGGCCCGCTTTGTACCGGCCAAAGCGACTCCACGGCTAACCTTCCCCGGTTCACCGCCAACCCCTGCGAACCGCCCGCGTCCGCTGGGTACGTTGCCGCATCGCCACCATCATCACCGGCACAGTGATATTGTTTCGCTGAGTTTCCGCTTCGGAGAATCCTTCGATCTGATCCAGCTTCACCACCGGCTAACCATGCTGTTACTGTTTCAGGGCAAGGGTATCTACCGCGTTAAAGGGATCATTTACGATGCCAGCCGTCCGCAACGCTGGATTATTCAGTCGGTAGGCAAAAACCTGACGATGATCGACGGAGCCACCTGGGAAAACGACGAGCCGCGCCTTAGTCGCCTTGTGTTTATCGGCAAGTTGCTCAAACCGGCAGGCTTCGAGAAAATGCTGCGTCAGTGTTTTACCAAAGAACCTGTCTGGCAGATTACGAACCCGGCAGATTCGGGGTTCTCGGAGTAA
- a CDS encoding alkaline phosphatase, producing MKRRDFFRNTTAAALSTSLVGSGRAAEANLSTSKGKRAQNIIFMVSDGMSTGTLNMADLLRQRKEGRSSNWLGLYRNNRVRRALMDTASASSLITDSAAASSAWGGGVRVNNGALNVGPDGQAHRPILQKFKQAGKAVGCVTTVPITHATPAGFCINSKSRGSMADIAEQYLGLRFDVMMGGGTEQFSADKRADKKDLFSQFSQQGYQVAQTRAAMLGAPAGQPLLGVFHEDGLPYSLDRANNTDLQKTIPTLAEMTSTAISRMQANKNGFVLQVEGGKVDWGAHANDVGALLYDQLAFDDAVQVAVDFADRDGNTLVVITTDHGNSDPALLYGPQANANFDRIQQFRHTNEWILTGISKDSTPAQLIERIEAAQGIVIKADEAAGLLTHYSQLDETGVYNPRKLPYRQLAALQTAHTSVGWAGMDHTADFVELAMLGPGSEQLPGLVKNTDLHNFLLKAAEVDHQTVDAK from the coding sequence ATGAAACGTCGAGATTTCTTCCGCAATACAACAGCCGCTGCCCTGAGTACCTCACTGGTCGGGTCAGGCCGGGCTGCCGAGGCTAATTTGTCAACAAGCAAAGGCAAACGGGCCCAGAACATCATTTTTATGGTTAGCGATGGCATGAGCACCGGTACCCTGAATATGGCCGATCTGCTACGGCAGCGTAAAGAGGGCCGATCGAGCAACTGGTTAGGCTTATACCGCAACAACCGAGTACGGCGAGCCTTGATGGATACGGCTTCGGCTTCCTCCCTCATTACGGATTCGGCGGCTGCTTCCTCGGCCTGGGGCGGTGGCGTACGGGTCAACAATGGGGCCCTGAACGTAGGGCCCGATGGACAGGCTCACCGACCGATCCTCCAGAAATTCAAACAGGCAGGCAAGGCGGTTGGCTGCGTGACGACCGTACCCATCACCCACGCTACGCCCGCCGGTTTCTGCATCAACAGCAAAAGTCGGGGCAGCATGGCCGATATTGCTGAGCAATACCTGGGTCTGCGTTTCGATGTGATGATGGGGGGCGGTACCGAACAGTTCAGTGCCGATAAACGAGCCGATAAAAAAGACTTATTCAGTCAGTTTAGCCAGCAGGGATATCAGGTGGCGCAAACCCGCGCGGCCATGTTGGGGGCACCAGCTGGCCAGCCGCTGCTGGGCGTATTTCACGAAGATGGATTACCGTATTCGCTTGACCGGGCCAATAATACCGACCTGCAAAAAACCATTCCGACCCTGGCCGAAATGACTTCCACGGCTATCAGCCGGATGCAAGCCAATAAAAACGGGTTTGTGTTGCAGGTGGAAGGCGGTAAGGTAGACTGGGGAGCGCACGCCAACGACGTGGGAGCCCTGTTGTATGATCAGTTAGCGTTCGACGATGCGGTGCAGGTAGCCGTTGACTTCGCCGACCGCGACGGGAATACACTGGTGGTCATCACTACGGACCACGGCAATTCAGATCCCGCTCTACTCTACGGTCCGCAGGCCAACGCTAATTTTGACCGGATTCAGCAATTCCGGCATACGAATGAGTGGATTCTAACCGGAATTTCCAAAGACAGCACACCCGCTCAACTGATTGAACGGATCGAAGCCGCGCAGGGAATTGTCATTAAAGCCGATGAAGCCGCTGGCTTGTTGACGCATTACTCCCAGTTGGATGAGACGGGTGTGTACAATCCACGTAAACTTCCGTATCGGCAGTTAGCTGCCCTGCAAACGGCGCATACGTCGGTGGGTTGGGCTGGTATGGACCATACCGCCGACTTTGTGGAACTGGCCATGTTGGGTCCGGGAAGTGAGCAGTTACCGGGCCTGGTTAAAAATACGGATTTACATAACTTCCTGCTGAAAGCCGCTGAGGTGGACCACCAGACGGTAGACGCCAAATAA